One window from the genome of Synechococcus sp. PROS-7-1 encodes:
- the tmk gene encoding dTMP kinase: MRGRFLVLEGIDGCGKTTQLRQLADWLPGSGLMPAGATLHLTREPGGTPLGRALRELLLHPPDEVAPCPEAELLMYAADRAQHVQRRILPALERGDWVLSDRFSGSTLAYQGDGRGLDRELILDLERIATAGLVPDVTLWLDLPLEASIARRGDRAEDRIEAEGQAFLSRVANGFRVLAAERDWVVIPADLSPGEVHKAIRLALEGNTALRRP; this comes from the coding sequence ATGAGGGGGCGTTTCTTGGTGCTGGAGGGGATCGATGGCTGCGGCAAGACCACGCAGCTGCGCCAGCTTGCCGATTGGCTTCCGGGTAGTGGCCTGATGCCTGCTGGGGCAACGTTGCATCTCACCCGTGAACCTGGCGGGACTCCCCTCGGTCGTGCTTTGCGTGAACTGCTGCTTCACCCGCCTGATGAAGTGGCTCCATGCCCGGAGGCCGAGCTTCTGATGTATGCCGCCGACCGGGCTCAGCACGTGCAACGCCGAATTCTTCCAGCCCTTGAGCGCGGCGACTGGGTGCTCAGTGACCGCTTCAGTGGGTCAACCCTGGCTTATCAAGGCGATGGGCGTGGTTTGGACAGAGAATTGATTCTTGATTTGGAGCGGATTGCCACCGCTGGCCTCGTGCCGGATGTCACGCTCTGGCTCGATTTGCCTCTTGAAGCGAGCATTGCCCGACGGGGCGATCGGGCTGAGGACAGGATTGAGGCTGAGGGGCAGGCCTTTCTGAGCAGGGTGGCCAATGGATTCCGGGTGCTGGCCGCGGAACGGGACTGGGTTGTGATCCCTGCCGATTTGAGCCCAGGTGAGGTTCATAAAGCCATCCGTCTTGCTCTGGAAGGGAACACTGCCCTCAGGAGGCCGTGA
- a CDS encoding cation-translocating P-type ATPase, with protein sequence MESVAVSTSSSVASTSTSSAQVVLLDVEGMKCGGCVRAVERTLQDQPGVQEASVNLVTRSAWLRFEPTGLDAQQSLEGALEALRSRGFSAQPRQSGVLGGDAEPDRAWGWWNQWRQLMVALVLLLLSVLGHLAEAGTLSLPWIGTLPFHAGLATVALLGPGRSILRGGWAAAVSGVPSMDTLVSLGVGSAYLASVVALVWPAVGWPCFFNEPVMLLGFVLLGRFLEERARRRTGRALKELAALQPSSARLVMADGIVRDVPVELLRPGERIELLAGDRIPVDGVIEEGFSAVDSSSLTGEPLPVDAGPGTELSSGCLNLEATLVMEVRRVGHETALARIISLVEQAQARRAPIQGLADRVAGRFCYGVVSLALLTFLFWWLIGSSLWPQVLEVPVVLMDHGQGHGVHHSLGAAAQTPFALGLQLAIAVLVVACPCALGLATPTVITVSSGLAARQGWLFRGGDVIERSAAIERVIFDKTGTLTLGRPLVDAVLLSDDPSRTIQLAASLEQTSRHPLAHALLQEAQRLNLPLLPVQESRTVPGAGMEGSLLDSPDQLRVGSLEWLRGHGVEWPDHQRHAVETAQARGQSLVAVSLGERPIGLVAIDDRLRPDAVIALQRLRSQGLSLGMLSGDRRQAVERVGQTLGIQADEMAWQLLPDQKLERLERWRQSQPVAMVGDGINDAPALAAADLGIAVGTGTQIAQDTADLVLMGDRLEALPEALGLARRTMRKIRQNLFWAFGYNLIALPVAAGVLLPGFGILLSPPLAALLMALSSVSVVVNALSLRLP encoded by the coding sequence ATGGAATCCGTCGCCGTGTCCACATCGTCGTCAGTCGCGAGTACCTCCACGTCCAGCGCCCAGGTTGTGCTGCTGGATGTGGAGGGAATGAAGTGCGGTGGGTGCGTGCGCGCCGTTGAACGCACACTGCAGGATCAGCCTGGAGTCCAGGAAGCCAGCGTCAACCTGGTGACCCGCAGTGCTTGGCTGCGCTTCGAACCCACGGGTCTGGATGCTCAGCAGTCCCTTGAGGGGGCTCTCGAGGCCTTGCGCAGCAGGGGGTTTTCTGCCCAGCCCCGCCAGAGTGGGGTCTTGGGTGGAGATGCTGAGCCCGACCGGGCCTGGGGGTGGTGGAACCAGTGGCGTCAGCTGATGGTGGCCCTGGTGCTGTTGCTGCTCTCGGTCCTTGGCCATCTGGCTGAGGCAGGGACGCTCTCCTTGCCGTGGATCGGGACGTTGCCGTTCCATGCGGGACTGGCCACAGTCGCTCTGCTTGGACCGGGGCGATCCATCCTGCGAGGTGGTTGGGCCGCGGCTGTGAGTGGTGTTCCCAGCATGGACACGTTGGTGAGCCTGGGCGTTGGCAGCGCCTATCTCGCCAGTGTGGTGGCCTTGGTCTGGCCTGCGGTGGGCTGGCCCTGTTTCTTCAACGAACCGGTGATGCTTTTGGGCTTTGTGCTCCTCGGCCGTTTTCTCGAGGAACGGGCCCGTCGGCGTACCGGTCGAGCTCTCAAGGAACTGGCAGCACTCCAACCGTCATCGGCACGGCTTGTGATGGCCGACGGGATCGTGCGGGACGTGCCGGTGGAGCTGCTGCGGCCCGGTGAGCGCATTGAACTGCTCGCCGGAGATCGCATCCCGGTGGACGGTGTGATCGAGGAGGGCTTTTCTGCGGTGGATTCGTCCAGCCTCACGGGTGAACCGTTGCCTGTAGACGCCGGGCCAGGAACGGAGCTCAGTTCCGGTTGTCTCAATCTCGAGGCCACCCTTGTGATGGAGGTGCGCCGGGTGGGTCATGAAACAGCCCTTGCCCGCATCATCTCCTTGGTGGAACAGGCTCAGGCGCGGCGAGCGCCGATCCAAGGGCTCGCCGATCGGGTGGCTGGACGCTTCTGTTACGGCGTGGTGTCGCTGGCGCTGCTCACCTTCTTGTTCTGGTGGTTGATTGGTAGCAGCCTTTGGCCGCAGGTTCTGGAGGTTCCTGTCGTGCTGATGGATCATGGCCAAGGGCATGGAGTTCATCACTCCCTCGGAGCAGCCGCCCAGACGCCGTTCGCCCTTGGACTGCAGCTGGCGATTGCCGTTCTGGTGGTGGCTTGCCCCTGTGCTCTTGGTTTGGCGACCCCCACGGTGATCACCGTGTCGTCGGGTTTGGCAGCTCGCCAGGGTTGGCTGTTTCGGGGTGGTGATGTGATCGAGCGTTCCGCTGCGATCGAGCGCGTGATTTTCGACAAAACCGGCACCCTCACGCTGGGGAGGCCATTGGTGGACGCGGTGCTCTTGAGTGATGACCCGTCGCGCACGATTCAGCTGGCGGCCAGCCTTGAGCAGACCAGTCGTCATCCCTTGGCCCATGCCCTGCTGCAGGAGGCACAGCGCCTCAACCTCCCTCTGCTTCCGGTTCAGGAGAGTCGAACTGTGCCGGGAGCAGGGATGGAGGGATCATTGCTCGACTCTCCAGACCAGCTGCGCGTTGGATCCCTGGAATGGTTGCGGGGCCACGGGGTCGAATGGCCCGATCACCAGCGGCACGCCGTTGAAACGGCTCAGGCCAGGGGACAGTCCTTGGTGGCTGTAAGTCTGGGGGAGCGGCCGATCGGCCTGGTAGCCATCGACGATCGTCTGCGTCCCGATGCGGTGATTGCGTTGCAGCGCCTGCGATCCCAGGGACTATCACTCGGCATGCTCAGCGGTGACCGCCGACAGGCCGTGGAACGGGTGGGCCAGACGCTGGGGATCCAAGCCGATGAGATGGCCTGGCAGCTGCTTCCCGATCAGAAGCTTGAACGGCTGGAGCGTTGGCGCCAGTCTCAGCCAGTGGCGATGGTGGGTGATGGCATCAATGATGCGCCAGCTCTGGCAGCCGCTGATTTGGGGATTGCCGTGGGGACCGGTACCCAGATCGCTCAGGACACAGCTGATTTGGTGTTGATGGGTGATCGCCTGGAGGCATTGCCCGAGGCCCTCGGATTGGCGCGGCGCACGATGCGCAAGATCCGTCAGAACCTCTTCTGGGCGTTCGGCTACAACCTCATCGCACTGCCCGTTGCGGCAGGGGTTCTGCTACCAGGCTTCGGCATTCTTCTCTCCCCTCCCCTTGCTGCATTGTTGATGGCCCTGAGTTCGGTCTCCGTCGTGGTCAATGCCCTCAGCCTGCGGCTCCCCTGA
- a CDS encoding photosystem I assembly protein Ycf3: MDPSVQLYVPRSNRNDNFIDKSFTVMADLIVKLLPINARAKEAYVYYRDGLSAQNDGDYAEALENYEESLKLEENPIDRGETLKNMAIIYMSNGEEDRALATYQKALDENPKQPSCLKNMGLIYEKRGRTAEEEGRRDDADGWFDQAADVWTQAVRLNPGGYLDIENWLKSSGRSNVDVYF, from the coding sequence ATGGATCCATCCGTCCAGCTCTACGTGCCCCGCAGCAACCGCAACGACAACTTCATCGACAAGAGCTTCACGGTGATGGCTGACCTGATCGTGAAACTGTTGCCGATCAACGCCAGAGCGAAGGAGGCCTATGTGTATTACCGAGATGGGCTCTCTGCTCAAAATGACGGCGACTATGCAGAAGCACTGGAAAATTACGAGGAAAGCCTGAAGCTCGAGGAGAACCCCATCGACCGGGGCGAAACCCTCAAGAACATGGCCATCATCTACATGAGCAACGGTGAAGAAGACCGAGCTCTGGCGACCTATCAGAAAGCCCTGGATGAAAACCCCAAGCAGCCGTCGTGCTTGAAAAACATGGGGCTGATTTACGAGAAACGTGGACGCACCGCAGAGGAAGAGGGGCGCCGAGACGATGCCGATGGCTGGTTTGATCAAGCCGCCGACGTTTGGACGCAAGCCGTGCGACTGAATCCCGGCGGCTACCTCGACATCGAAAACTGGCTGAAGTCAAGTGGCCGCAGCAATGTGGACGTTTACTTCTGA